The Kaustia mangrovi genome has a segment encoding these proteins:
- the nusA gene encoding transcription termination factor NusA — protein sequence MTETAVSANRLELLQIADAVAREKSIDKEVVLQAMEDAIQRAARSRYGSENEIRAEIDPKTGEMRLARLLEVVEEVENEHTQISLADARHRNPAARMGDFISEELPPIDFGRIAAQNAKQVIVQKVREAERERQFEEYKDRIGDVIHGVVKRVEYGNVIADLGRAEAIMRRDEALPRETFRNGDRIRAFIFDVRREQRGPQIFLSRTRPEFMARLFAQEVPEVYDNIVEIVSVARDPGSRAKIAVRSKDSSIDPVGACVGMRGSRVQAVVNELQGEKIDIIPWSPDAATFIVNALAPAEVAKVVLDEDAERIEVVVPDDQLSLAIGRRGQNVRLASQLTGWDIDILTEAEESERRQKEFAERTQTFMDALDVDEMLAQLLASEGFDSVEEVAYVALEDIAEIEGFDEGMAQELQMRAREHLEKVAAEQEARRKELGVEDELAEIEGITPAMMVALGEDDVKTVEDLAGCATDELVGWVERRKGEDNVRHPGALSALDVSAAEAEAMIMAARVKVGWITPEEAEPDAELADEEVGESESEEGDSGEAGNPDQ from the coding sequence ATGACGGAAACAGCGGTTAGCGCGAACAGGCTTGAGCTGCTGCAGATTGCCGACGCGGTGGCGCGCGAGAAATCGATCGACAAGGAGGTCGTTCTCCAGGCGATGGAGGATGCCATCCAGCGTGCCGCGCGCTCGCGCTACGGCAGCGAGAACGAGATCCGCGCCGAGATCGATCCCAAGACCGGCGAGATGCGGCTGGCCCGCCTCCTGGAGGTGGTCGAGGAGGTGGAGAACGAGCATACCCAGATCAGCCTGGCCGATGCCCGCCACCGCAATCCGGCCGCCCGGATGGGCGATTTCATCTCCGAGGAGCTGCCGCCCATCGACTTCGGCCGGATCGCGGCGCAGAACGCCAAGCAGGTGATCGTCCAGAAGGTCCGCGAGGCCGAGCGCGAGCGCCAGTTCGAGGAGTACAAGGACCGCATCGGCGACGTCATCCACGGCGTGGTCAAGCGCGTGGAATACGGCAATGTCATCGCCGATCTCGGGCGCGCGGAGGCCATCATGCGGCGCGACGAGGCGCTGCCGCGCGAGACCTTCCGCAATGGCGACCGGATCCGTGCCTTTATCTTCGACGTCCGCCGCGAGCAGCGCGGGCCGCAGATCTTCCTGTCGCGCACCCGGCCGGAATTCATGGCCAGGCTGTTCGCCCAGGAGGTCCCCGAGGTCTACGACAATATCGTGGAGATCGTCTCGGTGGCGCGCGATCCCGGCAGCCGCGCGAAGATCGCGGTGCGCTCCAAGGATTCCTCCATCGACCCCGTGGGCGCCTGCGTCGGCATGCGCGGCAGCCGCGTCCAGGCGGTGGTCAACGAGCTCCAGGGCGAGAAGATCGACATCATTCCCTGGTCGCCGGACGCCGCGACCTTCATCGTCAACGCGCTGGCGCCCGCCGAGGTCGCCAAGGTGGTGCTGGACGAGGATGCCGAGCGCATCGAGGTCGTGGTGCCCGACGACCAGCTCTCGCTGGCCATCGGCCGGCGCGGCCAGAATGTCCGCCTCGCCTCGCAGCTCACCGGCTGGGATATCGACATCCTGACGGAAGCGGAGGAATCGGAGCGCCGCCAGAAGGAGTTCGCCGAGCGCACCCAGACCTTCATGGACGCGCTCGATGTCGACGAGATGCTCGCCCAGCTCCTCGCCTCGGAGGGTTTCGACTCCGTGGAGGAGGTCGCCTATGTGGCGCTGGAGGACATCGCCGAGATCGAGGGCTTCGACGAGGGCATGGCCCAGGAGCTCCAGATGCGCGCGCGCGAGCATCTGGAGAAGGTGGCCGCCGAGCAGGAGGCCCGCCGCAAGGAGCTCGGCGTCGAGGATGAGCTCGCCGAGATCGAGGGTATCACGCCGGCCATGATGGTCGCGCTCGGCGAGGACGACGTGAAGACGGTGGAGGATCTCGCCGGCTGCGCGACCGACGAGCTGGTCGGCTGGGTCGAGCGCCGCAAGGGCGAGGACAATGTCCGCCATCCCGGCGCGCTCTCCGCGCTGGACGTCAGCGCGGCCGAGGCGGAGGCCATGATCATGGCGGCGCGCGTCAAGGTGGGCTGGATCACGCCGGAGGAGGCCGAGCCCGACGCGGAGCTCGCCGATGAGGAAGTGGGAGAGAGTGAGAGCGAGGAAGGCGATAGCGGGGAGGCCGGCAATCCCGACCAGTGA
- a CDS encoding RNA-binding protein: MVTREVKPAETMIRFVLSPDGMVVPDLKRELPGRGVWVSARADMVAAAAGKGRFARGFRRPVEVMPDLAGTVGRLLCERALGYLSLANRAGLVVAGFGKVSDAIAAGTVKVLVEARDGAPDGRRKLMGRVRARPENTIEHADMFDSAQISLALGRANVIHAAISADGLTEAFLAAARKFEAYWQETANSSCAAGSV, from the coding sequence ATCGTAACGCGCGAGGTCAAGCCGGCCGAGACGATGATTCGCTTCGTCCTGTCGCCGGATGGTATGGTCGTGCCCGACCTCAAGCGCGAGCTGCCGGGACGCGGCGTCTGGGTCAGCGCGCGCGCCGACATGGTGGCCGCCGCTGCCGGCAAGGGCCGCTTCGCCCGGGGGTTCCGCCGGCCGGTCGAGGTGATGCCCGATCTGGCCGGGACAGTGGGGCGGCTGCTTTGCGAGCGGGCGCTCGGCTATCTGAGCCTCGCCAATCGTGCCGGCCTCGTCGTCGCCGGGTTCGGAAAGGTTTCCGACGCCATCGCGGCCGGCACCGTCAAGGTGCTCGTGGAGGCGCGCGACGGCGCGCCGGACGGGCGCCGCAAACTCATGGGGCGGGTTCGCGCACGCCCCGAAAACACGATCGAGCATGCCGACATGTTCGATTCGGCCCAAATCAGTTTGGCATTGGGCCGCGCAAATGTGATACATGCTGCCATCAGTGCGGACGGGCTGACCGAGGCGTTTCTGGCCGCGGCCCGGAAATTCGAAGCCTATTGGCAGGAAACCGCAAACTCTAGCTGCGCTGCAGGATCCGTTTAG
- the infB gene encoding translation initiation factor IF-2, with protein sequence MSETKDTNDRRTSQGGRTLSVRRTVEQGRVRQNFSHGRSKQVVVEKKRKRMVAQPGKGSDAGAQDTAQAPETEAPVERPREPVRREPVSPPSGPRSGVVLRTLTDEERDARGRALAEARQREIEERERAEQEAQRRAEEERQRREREAAEAKAAEEEARRVAEEEAKAAEEAAKAKEAGAEESGGKAAQAEQPAEAAAAGPDAVPDGAPGRDDKSAPRRTATPRREDKTPPRTKSEPERRRGKLTITKALEGDEARERSLASIRRRQERQKKQSAAMQQSREKISREVIVPEAITIQELANRMAERAVDVIKLLMKQGQMLKINDVIDADTAEIIAEEMGHRVKRVSEADVEMGLMGDEDAPDDMVSRAPVVTVMGHVDHGKTSLLDAIRKADVVTGEAGGITQHIGAYQVETPGGTVTFVDTPGHEAFTAMRARGAKVTDLVVLVVAADDGVMPQTVEAINHARAAEVPIIVAINKIDKPDADPQRVRTELLQHEIVVESMGGDTLEVEVSAAKRTNLDKLLDAILLQSEILELKANPDRPADGVVVEAQLDKGRGPVATVLIQRGTLNVGDIFVAGSAWGRVRALINDRGSNVDSAGPSVPVEVLGLHSTPEAGDQFVVVDAEQRAREITDYRERKRRELKGAPSSARASLEQMMSQLKEGARKEVPVLIKADVQGSAEAIVQALEKLGNEEVHAQVVLYGVGGISESDVTLASASNAVILGFNVRANKQAREAADQSGIEVRYYNVIYDLVDDVKAVMEGLLAPTVREEFLGNAEVLEVFSVSKVGKVAGCRVTDGTVQRGAKVRLIRDNVVIHEGTLSTLKRFKDEVREVVAGQECGMAFENYQDMRPGDVVECYNVEEVARTLD encoded by the coding sequence ATGAGCGAAACGAAGGACACCAACGACCGCAGGACCTCTCAGGGTGGGCGCACGCTTTCCGTGCGCCGGACCGTGGAGCAGGGACGCGTGCGCCAGAATTTCTCCCATGGCCGCTCCAAGCAGGTGGTCGTGGAGAAGAAGCGCAAGCGCATGGTCGCACAGCCCGGCAAGGGTTCGGACGCCGGCGCGCAGGACACCGCGCAGGCGCCGGAGACCGAAGCCCCGGTCGAGCGCCCGCGCGAGCCCGTCCGGCGCGAGCCCGTCTCCCCGCCGAGCGGTCCGCGCTCCGGCGTGGTCTTGCGCACGCTGACCGACGAGGAACGCGACGCCCGCGGTCGCGCGCTCGCCGAGGCCCGCCAGCGCGAGATCGAGGAGCGCGAGCGCGCCGAGCAGGAGGCTCAGCGCCGCGCCGAGGAAGAGCGCCAGCGCCGCGAGCGCGAGGCCGCCGAGGCGAAGGCCGCCGAGGAAGAGGCCCGCCGCGTCGCCGAGGAAGAGGCGAAGGCCGCAGAAGAGGCCGCGAAGGCCAAGGAGGCCGGCGCCGAGGAGAGCGGTGGCAAGGCCGCACAGGCGGAACAGCCGGCCGAGGCCGCCGCCGCCGGACCGGACGCTGTGCCCGACGGTGCGCCGGGGCGCGACGACAAGTCCGCGCCGCGCCGCACCGCCACGCCGCGCCGCGAGGACAAGACGCCGCCGCGCACCAAGAGCGAGCCGGAACGCCGCCGCGGCAAGCTGACCATTACCAAGGCGCTCGAGGGCGACGAGGCGCGCGAGCGCTCGCTTGCCTCCATCCGCCGCCGCCAGGAGCGTCAGAAGAAGCAGTCCGCCGCGATGCAGCAGTCGCGCGAGAAGATCTCGCGCGAGGTGATCGTCCCGGAGGCGATCACGATCCAGGAGCTCGCCAACCGCATGGCCGAGCGCGCCGTCGATGTCATCAAGCTCCTGATGAAGCAGGGGCAGATGCTCAAGATCAACGACGTCATCGACGCCGACACCGCCGAGATCATCGCCGAGGAGATGGGCCACCGGGTCAAGCGCGTGTCGGAGGCCGATGTCGAGATGGGGCTCATGGGCGACGAGGATGCGCCGGACGACATGGTGTCCCGCGCGCCGGTCGTCACCGTCATGGGCCATGTCGACCACGGCAAGACCTCGCTGCTCGACGCGATCCGCAAGGCCGACGTCGTGACCGGCGAGGCCGGCGGCATCACCCAGCATATCGGCGCCTATCAGGTCGAGACACCGGGCGGCACGGTCACCTTCGTCGACACGCCGGGCCACGAGGCCTTCACAGCCATGCGTGCGCGCGGTGCCAAGGTGACGGACCTCGTCGTGCTCGTGGTGGCCGCCGATGACGGCGTCATGCCCCAGACGGTAGAGGCCATCAACCACGCCCGCGCGGCGGAGGTGCCGATCATCGTGGCGATCAACAAGATCGACAAGCCCGATGCCGATCCCCAGCGCGTGCGCACCGAGCTGCTCCAGCACGAGATCGTGGTGGAGAGCATGGGCGGCGACACGCTCGAGGTCGAGGTCTCCGCGGCCAAGCGCACCAATCTCGACAAGCTGCTGGACGCGATCCTGCTGCAGTCGGAGATCCTGGAGCTCAAGGCCAATCCGGACCGCCCCGCCGACGGCGTCGTGGTCGAGGCCCAGCTCGACAAGGGCCGCGGCCCCGTGGCCACCGTGCTCATCCAGCGCGGCACGCTCAATGTCGGCGACATCTTCGTGGCCGGCTCCGCCTGGGGGCGCGTGCGTGCGCTCATCAACGACCGCGGCAGCAATGTGGACAGCGCCGGCCCCTCCGTGCCGGTCGAGGTTCTCGGGCTGCACTCCACGCCGGAGGCCGGCGACCAGTTCGTCGTGGTCGACGCCGAGCAGCGGGCCCGCGAGATCACCGACTACCGCGAGCGCAAGCGCCGCGAGCTGAAGGGGGCGCCGTCATCCGCGCGCGCCTCGCTCGAGCAGATGATGAGCCAGCTCAAGGAGGGTGCCCGCAAGGAGGTGCCGGTGCTCATCAAGGCCGACGTGCAAGGCTCCGCGGAAGCGATCGTGCAGGCGCTGGAGAAGCTCGGCAACGAGGAGGTCCACGCTCAGGTCGTGCTCTACGGCGTCGGCGGCATCTCCGAATCCGACGTGACGCTGGCCTCCGCCTCGAACGCGGTGATCCTCGGCTTCAATGTGCGTGCCAACAAGCAGGCGCGCGAAGCGGCCGACCAGTCCGGCATCGAGGTGCGCTACTACAACGTCATCTACGATCTCGTGGACGACGTGAAGGCGGTCATGGAAGGCCTGCTCGCCCCGACGGTGCGCGAGGAGTTCCTCGGCAATGCCGAAGTGCTGGAGGTCTTCTCGGTCTCCAAGGTCGGCAAGGTCGCCGGCTGCCGCGTCACCGACGGCACCGTGCAGCGCGGTGCCAAGGTGCGGCTCATCCGCGACAATGTCGTCATCCACGAGGGTACGCTCTCGACGCTCAAGCGCTTCAAGGACGAGGTCCGCGAGGTCGTGGCCGGCCAGGAGTGCGGCATGGCGTTCGAGAACTATCAGGACATGCGTCCCGGCGACGTCGTGGAATGCTACAATGTCGAGGAGGTCGCCCGCACGCTCGACTGA
- the rbfA gene encoding 30S ribosome-binding factor RbfA: protein MRQAKAPSQRQLRVGELIRHALADILNRGEVSDPDLDGRAITVLEVAMTPDLKHATAYVRPLVDADSEAVMAGLDRSRKRFRSALAPKVRLKFLPDLRFRRDTSLDYARKVDAILARPDVARDLDAGED, encoded by the coding sequence ATGCGTCAGGCAAAGGCACCCAGCCAGCGGCAATTGCGCGTCGGCGAGCTGATCCGCCACGCGCTCGCCGATATCCTCAATCGCGGCGAGGTGAGCGATCCCGATCTCGACGGGCGCGCGATCACCGTTCTCGAGGTCGCCATGACCCCCGATCTCAAGCACGCGACGGCCTATGTCCGCCCGCTGGTCGACGCCGACAGCGAGGCGGTGATGGCCGGGCTCGACCGCAGCCGCAAGCGGTTCCGGTCCGCGCTCGCCCCCAAGGTGAGGCTCAAGTTCCTCCCCGACCTGAGGTTCAGGCGCGACACCTCCCTCGATTATGCCCGCAAGGTCGACGCGATCCTGGCCCGTCCGGATGTCGCGCGCGATCTCGACGCCGGCGAGGACTGA
- the truB gene encoding tRNA pseudouridine(55) synthase TruB: MARRRKGDPVNGWVVLDKPVGTTSTRAVAMVKRMFNAQKAGHAGTLDPLATGILPVALGEATKTVQFAMEGEKIYRFTVKWGTETDTDDAEGEAVEESADRPSRAGIEALLPSFTGTIMQVPPQYSAIKVDGERAYDLARDGEEVALEARPVEIDRLVLVDMPDGDHAVFETECGRGTYVRALARDMGRALGCLGHVQALRRIRVGPFDEDDAISLEELEELSHKDAGPEALMDVLRPVETALDDIPALAVDSTEAARLKRGQPVIMRGRDAPVLQGTILVEHRGMPVALAEVSQGALKPKRVFNMT, encoded by the coding sequence ATGGCGCGCAGGCGCAAGGGCGATCCCGTGAATGGATGGGTTGTTCTCGACAAGCCCGTCGGCACCACCTCGACGCGGGCCGTGGCGATGGTGAAGCGCATGTTCAATGCGCAGAAGGCGGGCCATGCCGGCACGCTCGATCCGCTCGCCACGGGCATCCTCCCCGTCGCGCTCGGCGAGGCGACCAAGACCGTGCAGTTCGCCATGGAGGGCGAGAAGATCTACCGCTTCACCGTGAAGTGGGGAACGGAGACCGACACCGACGACGCGGAGGGCGAGGCGGTGGAGGAAAGCGCGGACCGGCCGTCCAGGGCCGGGATCGAGGCGCTCTTGCCGTCCTTTACCGGCACCATCATGCAGGTTCCGCCGCAATATTCCGCGATCAAGGTGGATGGCGAGCGCGCCTACGACCTCGCGCGCGACGGCGAGGAGGTCGCGCTGGAGGCGCGTCCCGTCGAGATCGACCGGCTGGTGCTGGTCGACATGCCCGACGGCGACCATGCCGTCTTCGAGACCGAATGCGGGCGGGGCACCTATGTGCGCGCGCTCGCCCGCGACATGGGCCGCGCGCTCGGCTGCCTCGGCCATGTCCAGGCCCTGCGACGGATCCGGGTCGGGCCGTTCGACGAAGACGATGCGATTTCTCTGGAAGAACTGGAGGAATTGAGCCATAAAGACGCGGGGCCAGAGGCCCTGATGGACGTTCTTCGTCCTGTCGAGACCGCGCTGGACGACATCCCGGCGCTGGCCGTCGACAGTACGGAGGCGGCTCGCCTCAAGAGAGGCCAGCCTGTCATCATGCGCGGACGGGACGCGCCTGTTCTCCAAGGCACCATACTTGTCGAGCACCGGGGAATGCCGGTCGCCCTGGCAGAGGTGTCGCAGGGGGCGCTGAAGCCGAAGCGTGTGTTCAACATGACCTGA
- the rpsO gene encoding 30S ribosomal protein S15: MSITQERKRELIGEYATGTNDTGSPEVQVAILTERIRNLTEHFQTHKKDNHSRRGLLKLVSQRRKLLDYVKVRDVERYRALIQRLGIRR, translated from the coding sequence ATGTCGATTACGCAGGAACGCAAGCGCGAGCTTATCGGCGAATATGCCACCGGCACCAACGATACGGGCTCGCCCGAGGTCCAGGTCGCGATCCTCACCGAGCGGATCCGGAACCTGACCGAGCATTTCCAGACGCACAAGAAGGACAACCATTCCCGCCGCGGCCTGCTCAAGCTGGTCAGCCAGCGCCGCAAGCTGCTCGACTATGTCAAGGTGCGCGACGTGGAACGCTATCGGGCCCTGATTCAGCGGCTGGGTATCCGCCGCTAG